The proteins below come from a single Acidimicrobiia bacterium genomic window:
- a CDS encoding FAD-dependent oxidoreductase gives MSKRVVVIGGGWSGTAAAHAAYMAGADSVILVERTDYLLGTGLVGGIMRNNGRFTAAEEMIAMGGGLMFQICDEVSIHKNFDFPGHKHASLYDVTAIEPAVNKALVGEGIDVRLIHRVTKINMSNGSIDSIHMENGTTIEGDVFIDATGTVGPQKNCTRYGSGCVMCIVRCPTFGPRTSISGLAGAEDRNGFRKDGEVGVMSGSCKLSKDSLAPALARELSEKGLVSVPLPAATAEKMRSKLGAKACQQYALDAYADNIILLDTGQAKMMTSYIDLTDLRTVPGFEQARYEDPYSGSLGNSIRYLDVTRRDNTMKVECDVDNLYCGGEKAGLLVGHTEAIVTGTLAGHNAVRQLAGRAPIEIPHDLATGDAIAHVRSEMDKPGGMSQKYTFSGSVFFERMKERNRYTTDIDLIKKRVASTGLNDVFARSVV, from the coding sequence GGCATACATGGCGGGAGCCGACTCCGTGATCCTCGTCGAACGCACGGACTACCTCCTTGGCACGGGTCTGGTCGGCGGCATCATGCGCAACAACGGCCGGTTCACCGCGGCCGAAGAGATGATCGCCATGGGTGGCGGTCTGATGTTCCAGATCTGTGACGAGGTGTCAATCCACAAGAACTTCGATTTCCCGGGTCACAAGCACGCTTCGCTCTACGATGTCACTGCGATCGAGCCCGCCGTCAACAAGGCGCTTGTCGGGGAGGGCATCGATGTCAGGCTGATCCACCGGGTCACCAAGATCAACATGTCGAACGGCTCGATCGATTCGATCCACATGGAGAACGGCACGACGATCGAGGGCGATGTCTTCATCGACGCGACCGGCACGGTGGGACCGCAGAAGAACTGCACCCGATACGGATCCGGCTGTGTCATGTGCATCGTGCGCTGCCCCACCTTCGGACCGAGAACCTCCATCTCGGGGCTTGCAGGAGCGGAGGACCGCAATGGCTTCCGCAAGGACGGCGAGGTCGGCGTGATGAGCGGATCGTGCAAGCTCAGCAAGGACTCCCTCGCACCCGCGCTCGCGCGGGAGCTGTCCGAAAAGGGTCTGGTCTCGGTGCCGCTTCCTGCGGCCACCGCGGAGAAGATGCGATCGAAGCTCGGCGCGAAGGCCTGCCAGCAATACGCACTTGACGCCTATGCCGACAACATCATCCTCCTCGACACGGGGCAAGCCAAGATGATGACCTCCTACATCGACCTCACGGATCTCAGGACCGTCCCTGGATTCGAGCAGGCCCGCTACGAGGACCCGTACTCCGGTTCGCTCGGGAACTCGATCCGGTACCTGGATGTGACACGGCGCGACAACACCATGAAGGTCGAGTGCGATGTCGACAACCTGTACTGCGGCGGTGAGAAGGCCGGGCTCCTCGTCGGGCACACGGAAGCCATCGTCACCGGGACACTCGCGGGACACAACGCGGTCCGCCAACTCGCAGGACGGGCACCCATCGAAATCCCACATGACCTCGCGACCGGTGACGCCATTGCCCATGTGCGGTCCGAGATGGACAAGCCGGGAGGGATGTCACAGAAGTACACCTTCTCGGGGTCCGTGTTCTTCGAGCGGATGAAGGAACGGAACCGGTACACGACCGATATCGACCTGATCAAAAAGCGGGTCGCATCGACGGGACTCAACGATGTCTTTGCAAGGTCGGTCGTCTGA